Proteins found in one Nitrosopumilus maritimus SCM1 genomic segment:
- a CDS encoding DEAD/DEAH box helicase encodes METSMENIGTLEYVLDKYSKIWCWKITGERAVSMISRLVPEAWYGENVNEVIIPDSTESVKQIKLILDRYPLDILSKTTWQRKIVKTYAPKPTLPPVKHKLKRAKTGDQFRGKLLNFQKEGLDFLMKSSGNALLADEMGLGKTVQTLSYVATEKQTFPVLVVAPLVTLNNWEREIEKFLKKKSRNGRLLESESPTVTLIRTGKKKKLPKTDIYVINYELLFKRYDDLAKVGIKTVVCDEVHNLRSKTTQKYKSIKKLAALPSVSYRIGLSGTPIYNRGSEIWPIIDILKPGLLGSFKEFCEYFCYVNEKGKAIVLENKRASLRNELQKHVMLRRKKSDVLKELKDKVRYKEVIAADTDYYVEELDKIWKRLEEEQKEAESEFSKSASYHRAIQSERQIAGLAKLPHVINFVKNIMEIEESVVVFCHHKVIHKLLHESLQEFSPVSIIGGQSDTLRQDQIDKFQKGESKLMIAGIRAGNVGINLTRAKYVIFAELDWSPAIHRQAEDRLHRIGQQNTVFAYYLIGNGTLDDHVANVLVDKSYEIDEIMDESVETFENKDKAQLILAQIQDKIRSK; translated from the coding sequence ATGGAAACATCCATGGAAAACATCGGAACATTGGAGTATGTTCTTGACAAATACTCAAAAATCTGGTGCTGGAAGATAACTGGTGAGCGTGCTGTAAGCATGATCTCTAGATTGGTGCCTGAGGCTTGGTATGGGGAAAATGTCAACGAAGTGATTATTCCTGATAGTACTGAAAGTGTAAAACAAATCAAACTGATCCTTGATAGGTATCCTCTTGATATTTTATCAAAAACCACTTGGCAAAGAAAAATCGTCAAAACCTATGCTCCCAAACCTACTTTGCCTCCAGTAAAACACAAACTAAAACGAGCAAAAACAGGAGACCAATTTAGAGGAAAATTACTAAACTTCCAAAAAGAAGGTTTAGATTTCTTAATGAAATCCTCTGGTAATGCATTATTAGCTGATGAAATGGGTCTTGGAAAAACAGTACAAACATTATCTTATGTTGCAACTGAGAAACAAACATTTCCCGTTTTAGTTGTTGCACCATTAGTTACATTAAACAATTGGGAACGAGAAATTGAAAAATTTCTTAAGAAAAAAAGCCGAAATGGAAGATTACTTGAATCTGAATCTCCTACTGTTACCTTAATTAGAACTGGAAAGAAAAAAAAACTTCCTAAAACTGACATTTATGTAATAAATTATGAATTACTTTTCAAAAGATATGATGATTTGGCAAAAGTTGGAATCAAAACTGTTGTATGTGATGAAGTCCATAATTTAAGATCTAAAACAACTCAAAAATACAAATCAATAAAAAAATTAGCTGCATTACCATCAGTGTCTTATCGAATTGGACTTTCCGGAACCCCTATCTACAACCGTGGTTCTGAAATTTGGCCAATCATTGATATTTTGAAACCTGGACTCCTTGGAAGTTTCAAAGAATTTTGTGAATACTTTTGTTATGTAAATGAAAAGGGTAAGGCAATTGTATTGGAAAATAAACGTGCATCACTTAGAAACGAACTCCAAAAACATGTTATGCTTAGACGCAAAAAATCTGATGTGCTAAAAGAACTCAAAGATAAAGTACGCTACAAGGAAGTCATTGCAGCAGACACTGATTACTATGTTGAAGAATTAGACAAAATTTGGAAACGCTTAGAAGAAGAGCAAAAAGAGGCTGAATCCGAATTTTCAAAATCAGCTTCATATCATAGAGCAATACAGAGTGAAAGACAAATTGCAGGCTTGGCAAAACTACCTCATGTTATCAATTTTGTAAAAAATATCATGGAAATTGAGGAAAGTGTTGTAGTTTTTTGTCATCATAAAGTAATTCACAAATTACTCCATGAGAGTCTTCAAGAATTCTCACCTGTATCGATAATTGGAGGCCAATCTGATACCCTGAGACAAGATCAGATAGATAAATTCCAAAAAGGCGAATCAAAATTAATGATTGCAGGAATTCGTGCAGGAAATGTAGGAATTAATTTAACTCGAGCAAAATATGTTATTTTTGCAGAACTTGATTGGAGTCCTGCAATCCACAGACAAGCTGAAGATCGTTTGCATAGAATTGGACAACAGAATACTGTATTTGCATATTATTTGATTGGTAATGGCACACTTGATGATCATGTTGCAAATGTTTTGGTAGACAAGAGTTATGAAATCGATGAAATTATGGATGAAAGTGTTGAAACCTTTGAAAATAAAGACAAAGCACAACTTATTCTTGCACAAATTCAAGACAAAATACGTTCAAAATAA
- a CDS encoding carboxypeptidase-like regulatory domain-containing protein produces MYKKAGIVGIFSVLMIFSTIQTSEAELLDFVIDLHVEKGAIVSGETLVVSGKVVDHAYKPIRGAEVLVRTGSETTKTFTDPWGVFRAEFENFERVPGTYTINVIANWYGMTGLETTQVQVKGDASAVSLLQQKLNTEEAKKYLSANEEDFEKDPIGQMLFKYYHGLLQELILENKEALQPNEEELYVEEQRSIAEAFREEAIDEYKPSNGVFEGLNYEYYVSNLNSEIRDMVVSQLNFTKNIFEEAQIVKAQIIANGGTYEEAQQAYLEMLSVPKEKLEEFNDQKLKELENPEVSSEEEEVSSEEEEVSSEEKND; encoded by the coding sequence GTGTACAAAAAAGCAGGAATAGTAGGAATATTCTCAGTTTTAATGATATTTTCCACAATTCAAACATCTGAGGCGGAATTACTAGATTTCGTTATAGACCTCCATGTAGAAAAAGGGGCAATAGTATCAGGCGAAACATTAGTCGTTTCGGGCAAAGTTGTAGACCATGCATACAAACCAATTCGAGGTGCAGAAGTACTAGTTAGAACAGGTTCTGAAACAACAAAAACATTTACTGATCCGTGGGGAGTTTTCAGGGCAGAGTTTGAAAACTTTGAAAGAGTTCCAGGAACGTATACAATTAATGTAATTGCAAATTGGTATGGAATGACAGGATTAGAAACCACTCAAGTTCAAGTTAAAGGTGATGCGTCAGCCGTTTCATTATTACAACAAAAATTAAACACAGAAGAGGCAAAAAAATACCTTAGTGCAAATGAAGAAGATTTTGAGAAAGACCCAATAGGACAAATGCTCTTCAAATACTATCACGGATTATTGCAAGAATTAATTTTAGAAAATAAAGAAGCATTACAACCAAATGAAGAAGAATTGTATGTAGAAGAACAAAGAAGTATTGCAGAGGCATTTAGAGAAGAAGCAATTGACGAATATAAGCCCAGTAATGGGGTTTTTGAAGGACTGAACTATGAATATTATGTAAGTAATTTAAATTCGGAAATACGCGATATGGTAGTTAGCCAGCTAAACTTTACAAAAAATATTTTTGAAGAAGCCCAAATTGTAAAAGCACAAATTATTGCAAATGGAGGAACATATGAAGAAGCTCAGCAAGCATATCTTGAAATGCTGTCAGTTCCAAAAGAAAAACTAGAAGAGTTTAATGATCAAAAATTAAAAGAGTTAGAGAATCCCGAAGTAAGTTCTGAAGAAGAAGAAGTAAGTTCTGAAGAAGAAGAAGTAAGTTCTGAAGAAAAGAACGATTGA
- a CDS encoding PAC2 family protein: MQDMGNVGSIVINFINESLRTKTFRISTTPFPTYVVDRGGYIDLPDESWEYRYTDDLIIFGGGKGQPQSTAELNALCQDVIDVAKKYSTKFIYTLGGFHTNRPYKNNPKTYITTTSRELTKQMEGLGVDMTPQKSIITGFNGLILGFAKKNEIHGIGMYGELNEPEIPQYRAAISIIKTLEKLTYRKFGDTSKLEVMAQEIERKFKS; the protein is encoded by the coding sequence ATGCAAGACATGGGAAATGTTGGAAGTATTGTCATTAATTTTATCAATGAATCATTAAGAACTAAAACATTTAGAATTTCTACAACTCCGTTTCCAACATATGTTGTAGATAGAGGTGGATATATTGATCTTCCAGATGAAAGTTGGGAATATAGATACACTGACGATTTAATTATTTTTGGTGGAGGAAAAGGACAACCACAAAGTACTGCGGAATTAAATGCATTGTGTCAAGATGTTATTGATGTTGCAAAAAAATATTCTACAAAATTCATCTATACACTTGGAGGATTTCATACAAATAGACCATACAAAAATAATCCAAAAACATACATCACTACAACATCTAGAGAGTTGACTAAACAGATGGAGGGATTAGGAGTAGATATGACTCCACAAAAATCAATCATTACAGGTTTTAATGGATTAATTTTGGGATTTGCAAAAAAGAACGAAATTCACGGAATTGGCATGTATGGAGAATTAAATGAGCCTGAAATACCTCAGTATCGGGCAGCAATTAGCATAATTAAGACTCTTGAAAAACTGACATACAGAAAGTTTGGAGATACAAGTAAACTAGAAGTTATGGCTCAAGAAATTGAAAGAAAATTCAAGAGTTAA
- a CDS encoding ABC transporter permease, which produces MKRYVATRAATMFGVLMITLLITISLVGSNMDTILKQGMVFQVRSEITENPAIAESFSSVEEFEKFIQSQIDQRMKVMGLDEPWYSPQRIGLTMYKILLLDFGHATFLTSDAGSSDVKDIIFEKLPRTILLFTTATIIISVIGIFLGALSASKVGSVIDRITSSFAIISSSFPVWWIGMLMIFLFAFTYQIFPARATPDIPSSDPGYIGSLLYHMALPLITIVMIGFGSWAYLVRNFMVGIMQEDFIMAKKTIGIKRKKIIYTHALKNAAPPIVTILALSLSGSLGGAIITEAVFDWPGMGRLYFEAITVMDLPVIIGATYILTVFFLVSIFIADLLYGYFDPRVRTGQ; this is translated from the coding sequence ATGAAAAGATATGTTGCAACAAGGGCTGCAACAATGTTTGGAGTTTTGATGATTACACTGCTAATCACAATTTCATTAGTTGGTTCAAACATGGACACCATACTAAAACAAGGAATGGTTTTTCAAGTTCGTTCAGAAATCACAGAAAATCCTGCAATCGCAGAGAGTTTTTCATCTGTGGAAGAATTTGAAAAATTCATTCAAAGTCAAATTGATCAAAGAATGAAGGTTATGGGTCTAGATGAACCGTGGTATTCACCTCAAAGAATAGGACTAACAATGTACAAGATTTTATTGTTAGATTTTGGTCATGCTACTTTTCTTACTAGTGATGCAGGATCATCTGATGTAAAGGATATAATATTTGAAAAACTACCAAGAACAATTCTCCTATTTACAACAGCCACAATAATTATTTCAGTAATTGGCATATTCTTAGGAGCATTATCAGCAAGTAAGGTAGGCTCAGTTATAGATAGAATCACATCAAGTTTTGCGATTATCAGTTCAAGTTTTCCAGTTTGGTGGATAGGAATGTTGATGATATTTTTATTTGCCTTCACGTACCAGATATTTCCTGCAAGAGCGACACCAGACATTCCTTCATCGGATCCAGGATACATAGGATCATTGTTGTATCATATGGCATTGCCACTTATCACAATTGTAATGATTGGTTTTGGTTCATGGGCATATTTGGTAAGAAATTTCATGGTAGGAATTATGCAAGAAGATTTCATCATGGCAAAAAAAACAATCGGCATTAAACGAAAAAAGATAATCTATACTCATGCATTAAAAAATGCGGCACCACCAATCGTCACCATTTTAGCTTTAAGTTTATCAGGTTCGTTAGGAGGGGCAATCATCACAGAAGCAGTATTTGACTGGCCAGGAATGGGAAGATTGTACTTTGAAGCAATTACAGTAATGGATTTACCAGTAATAATTGGTGCAACGTACATTCTAACAGTGTTCTTTCTAGTTAGCATATTCATTGCAGATTTGCTTTATGGGTACTTTGATCCAAGAGTGAGGACAGGGCAATGA
- a CDS encoding arsenate reductase family protein, whose amino-acid sequence MKIYHKPTCITCKKTISEIERMKTDIEKRDFFKEPFSESELKKIVKMTGKKPSELLRKRDKMYKELDLENNKKTDSQIIKLMVQYPGLILRPIIISKNKAYVGKVDASKIK is encoded by the coding sequence TTGAAGATATATCATAAACCCACTTGTATTACTTGTAAAAAAACAATATCGGAAATTGAAAGGATGAAAACAGATATTGAAAAACGAGATTTCTTCAAAGAGCCATTTTCCGAATCAGAATTAAAAAAAATTGTAAAAATGACTGGAAAAAAACCATCAGAATTATTGAGAAAGAGAGACAAGATGTACAAAGAACTCGACTTAGAGAATAATAAAAAAACAGATTCTCAAATAATCAAATTGATGGTACAATATCCAGGGTTAATTTTAAGACCAATAATAATATCGAAGAATAAAGCATATGTTGGAAAAGTAGACGCATCCAAAATAAAATAA